The Amorphus orientalis genomic interval CGATAGTGAGCGATCGGCCGGCGGCCGACAACCGCGATCTGTGTGGCGCGGCTCGACCTCCCGGGACCTTATGCGATGCGGTCAGTAGCGGAACTGCTCGGCGAGGATGCGCTCGTCCCAGCTGTGGTCCGGATCGAACATGACCAGGCTTTCGGAGTGGTCGTCCTCGGCCACCTCGACCTCGACCACCGAGCGGATTTCCTGATGATCCGCCGCCGCCGCGACCGGGCGCTTGGCGGCCTCGAAGATCTCGACGCGGACCGAGGCGTGGTTCGGCAGAAGCGCGCCGCGCCAGCGCCTGGGCCGGAAGGCACTGATCGGCGTCAGGGCGAGCAACGGGGCGTAGATCGGCAGGATCGGCCCGTGGGCGGACAGGTTGTAGGCCGTCGAGCCCGCCGGCGTGGAGACGAGGATGCCGTCGCAGATCAGTTCGTCGAGCCGCACGCGGCCGTCGATGGAGATCCTGAGCTTGGCCGCCTGATGGGTCTGCCGCAGCAGCGAGACCTCGTTGATCGCCCGCGCGGTGTGTTCGGCCCCGTAGACGTCGCGCGCCGTCATCAACAGCGGGTGAATCGCGGTCGTCACGGCTTCCGCGATGCGCTCGTGCAGGTCCTCGGCCCGGTATTCGTTCATCAGGAAACCGACCGAGCCCCGGTTCATCCCGTAGATGGGCTTGCCCGTGTTCATGAACCGATGCAGCGTCGCCAGCATGAGACCATCCCCGCCGAGCGCGACGATCACGTCGGCATCGTCAGGCGGCGTGTCGCCATAGCGCGCAATCAGCTCGCTCCGTGCGGCTTCCGCCTCGTCGGAGGGGCTGGCGACGAACGCAATCGAGGGGAGAGCAGTTGGCTGGATCATGGCGAATGTCCGGAGGGTGTGCAGCGCCGTACCATGGCCGCCCGTTCCTGCCAACTGATCCCCGCGCAACCAGAAGGACCGAACGGCGATGGACGACAGCGACCTGACCCTGATCTACACCACCTTTCCCGATGTGGAGAGCGCGCGCCGGGTCGGCGGCGATCTGGTGACCGACGGACTGGCGGCCTGCACGAACATCCTGCCGGGCATGATTTCGGTGTTCGCCTGGGAGGGAAAGATCGAGCAGGAAAACGAGGTGGCGATGATCGTGAAGACGCGCCGCGCCCTGATCGACGCGGTGACCCGGGCCGTGGTGGACAAACACCCCTACGACGAGCCGGCGGTGGTCGCGCTTCCGGTGACCGGCGGGTCGAAGTCCTTTCTCGACTGGATCCGCAGTTCAACGGCCGCGGCCTGAGAGGGGCGCCGCTGCGGACGGATCAGCGGCCAGGATCGCCGCGGCGGCCGCCAGATCGTCTTGCGTGTTGATGTTGAAGAAGGGGTCGACGTCCCGGCTGCCGATCCGGACGGGGTCGAAGACCACAATGTCGGGCGCGTGACGGTCGACCCAGGCCATCACCGACGTCCGTTCGGCGCGTCCGAGATGGTCCTCGAGATCGTCCAGAAGCGTCGTGGAAAAGCAGCCCACGACCGGATGGACACGCCCTCCGGAGGCTGCGATGGAGATTGCGCTCCCGCCGGCCAACAGGCGCTCGAGACAATCCGTCGGCAGGAACGGGGCGTCGACCGGAACGAGCGCGACGCGGTCGCACTGGAGACTGTCGCGCGCCCACCTGAGAGCCGCTGCGAGCCCGGCCAGCGGGCCGCGACGATCGGCCGTGCTGTCGGAAAGGATCGGAAGGGCGTAGGTCCGGAGCCGCGGGTCGTCGGCATCGGCGTTGAGCGCGATCGGATCGGCCTGTGGGCGCAGGCGGGCGAGAACGTGGTCGAGGAGCGGGGTCCCGGAAAGACGCACGAAGGGCTTGTCACCGCCGATCCGGTGGCCATGTCCTCCCGCGAGAATCACCGCCGGCCGTACCGTCTTTTCGTCTGGCCGAAGCGCTGGCATTGACGGACCACGAAGCCTCAATAGGGTCGCACAAAATGATTTGGCCACTGAAGGGCAGGAAATCTCCCATGGCAACACCGACGAAGGAGACCGTGCGCGAGCGGCTCAGCCATGTTCCCGGGCCGGACGGTACCGGGGACCTCGTCTCCTTGGGGCTCGTTTCCGAGATCTACGTCTCGGAGGGGCGGGTGGCGTTCTCGATTTCGGTTCCGGCCGAGCGGGCTCAGTCCCTGGAGCCCCTGCGCAAGCGGGCGGAGGACGAGATCGCGGCGATCCCCGGAGTGCAGCGGGTGATGGTTGCGCTCACCGCGGAACGCGCGCCCGGTCAGGCGCCGGCGGCATCCTCCGCACCGCCGCCCAGGCCGGCCCAGTCCAAGGCGGGAGGCGGCGCCGGGCCGCAGCAGGCGCGCGGCGGGGCGATCCAGGGGATCCGGTCCATCATCGCCGTCGCCTCCGGAAAGGGAGGCGTCGGCAAGTCGACGACGGCGGCGAACCTGGCGTTCGCGCTGGCGCGCAACGGCCTGTCCGTCGGCATCCTGGATGCCGATATCTACGGGCCGTCAATGCCCCGGCTTCTCGGCCTGACCGCCAAGCCCGAGGCGATCGACGAAAAGCGGATCAAGCCGCTCGAAGCCCATGGCGTGAAGGTCATGTCGATCGGGTTTCTGGTCGATCCGGAAGCGCCGATGATCTGGCGCGGCCCGATGGTGGTTTCCGCGCTCACCCAGATGCTGCGCGACGTCGCCTGGGGCGACCTCGACGTGCTGGTCGTGGACATGCCGCCGGGAACCGGCGACACGCAGCTCACGCTGGCGCAGAACGTCCCGCTGGCGGGCGCGGTGATCGTCTCCACCCCTCAGGACCTCGCCCTGATTGATGCCCGCAAGGGTCTGGCGATGTTCGAGAAGGTGGACGTCCCCATCCTCGGGATCGTCGAAAACATGAGCCATTTCGTGTGTCCGCACTGCGGCGAGCGGTCCGACGTCTTCGGAACCGGCGGTGCGCGACACGAGGCGGAGCGGCTCGGCGCGCGCTTCCTCGGCGAGATCCCGCTGCACATGGCGATCCGTGAGCGCTCCGACAGCGGTACGCCCATCGTGGTCGCCGAGCCCGACAGCCCCCAGGCCCGCGCCTTCATGGACGTGGCCACCGGCGTGCTGGAGGGCCTCGACGAGGCGGCGGCGGCCAGCCGGCCGATGCCGAAGATCGTGATCGAGGACGAAGCCTGAAGCGGCGTGACGCCTAGCGCAGCAGGCTGTCGCGGGCGAACGCGCCGAGGATCAGTGCGCAGACGGCCCCGACGATCATCGGAAGGAACATCGGCCAGGCCGTGCCGGCGAGGGCGTCCACGTCGAACAGGCGTCCCACGATGACGGTGGCCACCGCTCCACCGCCGACCTGCACTGCGCCGGCCACGCCCGAAGCTGCACCGGCGAGGTCGGGGTCGACGCTGACGGCACCGGCAATCGTGTTGGGCAGCCCGAATCCGTTGCCGATCCCCGTTATGACGAGCGGTCCGAACAGGGCGATCGGCACCTGGAAACCGGCGCTGAACAATCCCACCGAAAGGACCACACCGGTCAGCGTGAGGCTATTGCCGATGGTGATCATGCGCCCGATGCCGATTCGGGCGCCGAACCGGGCGGTGACGAAGTTTCCGAACATGTAACCGAGCACCAGCGGCATGAAGTACAGGCCGAAGGTCGCCGGGCTCAGGCCCAGGACGCGGATCGCGACGTAGGGTCCGCCGGATACGAGCGCGAAAAAGGTGCTCGATAGGAGCATCAGCGTTCCCGCGTAGATCCAGAAGGCGCGGTTGCGCAAAAGCCGCAGGCTGCCGTCGAGCATGGAGCGGGAGGACGCCGTTTCCGCGCTTCTGCGGCGCGTTTCCGGCAGAGCCATAAAGGCATAGATCAGGACCAGACCGCCGAAGGCGGCCATGAAGTCGAAGTTCGCGCGCCATCCGAAGGCCTGCTCGAACTGTCCGCCCAGCGCCGGCGCCAGAACCGGTGCGATCGCCATTCCCATGTTCAGATAGCCGATCCGCGCCGCTGCGGCGTTGCTGGCGGACGTGTCGCGAACGATCGCGCGCGCCAGCGAGAGCCCGGCGCAGGCGCCGAATGCCTGAACCATCCGGGCCAGGAGAAGGGCGCCGATCGATCCGGCCATCGCACAGGCCAGACTGCCGGCCACGAACAGGACGAGTCCGCACAACAGAACCGGGCGGCGGCCGAACCGGTCCGACAGCGGCCCCATGATGAGCTGCCCGATCGCGGTGGCGGCCAGA includes:
- the apbC gene encoding iron-sulfur cluster carrier protein ApbC produces the protein MATPTKETVRERLSHVPGPDGTGDLVSLGLVSEIYVSEGRVAFSISVPAERAQSLEPLRKRAEDEIAAIPGVQRVMVALTAERAPGQAPAASSAPPPRPAQSKAGGGAGPQQARGGAIQGIRSIIAVASGKGGVGKSTTAANLAFALARNGLSVGILDADIYGPSMPRLLGLTAKPEAIDEKRIKPLEAHGVKVMSIGFLVDPEAPMIWRGPMVVSALTQMLRDVAWGDLDVLVVDMPPGTGDTQLTLAQNVPLAGAVIVSTPQDLALIDARKGLAMFEKVDVPILGIVENMSHFVCPHCGERSDVFGTGGARHEAERLGARFLGEIPLHMAIRERSDSGTPIVVAEPDSPQARAFMDVATGVLEGLDEAAAASRPMPKIVIEDEA
- a CDS encoding multidrug effflux MFS transporter yields the protein MISRIASRSTPPSLFVLIVVSTLQPIAVNMYVPSLPAMERALGTDATSIQLTITVYLAATAIGQLIMGPLSDRFGRRPVLLCGLVLFVAGSLACAMAGSIGALLLARMVQAFGACAGLSLARAIVRDTSASNAAAARIGYLNMGMAIAPVLAPALGGQFEQAFGWRANFDFMAAFGGLVLIYAFMALPETRRRSAETASSRSMLDGSLRLLRNRAFWIYAGTLMLLSSTFFALVSGGPYVAIRVLGLSPATFGLYFMPLVLGYMFGNFVTARFGARIGIGRMITIGNSLTLTGVVLSVGLFSAGFQVPIALFGPLVITGIGNGFGLPNTIAGAVSVDPDLAGAASGVAGAVQVGGGAVATVIVGRLFDVDALAGTAWPMFLPMIVGAVCALILGAFARDSLLR
- a CDS encoding NAD kinase, which encodes MIQPTALPSIAFVASPSDEAEAARSELIARYGDTPPDDADVIVALGGDGLMLATLHRFMNTGKPIYGMNRGSVGFLMNEYRAEDLHERIAEAVTTAIHPLLMTARDVYGAEHTARAINEVSLLRQTHQAAKLRISIDGRVRLDELICDGILVSTPAGSTAYNLSAHGPILPIYAPLLALTPISAFRPRRWRGALLPNHASVRVEIFEAAKRPVAAAADHQEIRSVVEVEVAEDDHSESLVMFDPDHSWDERILAEQFRY
- the cutA gene encoding divalent-cation tolerance protein CutA, whose translation is MDDSDLTLIYTTFPDVESARRVGGDLVTDGLAACTNILPGMISVFAWEGKIEQENEVAMIVKTRRALIDAVTRAVVDKHPYDEPAVVALPVTGGSKSFLDWIRSSTAAA
- the mobA gene encoding molybdenum cofactor guanylyltransferase MobA → MPALRPDEKTVRPAVILAGGHGHRIGGDKPFVRLSGTPLLDHVLARLRPQADPIALNADADDPRLRTYALPILSDSTADRRGPLAGLAAALRWARDSLQCDRVALVPVDAPFLPTDCLERLLAGGSAISIAASGGRVHPVVGCFSTTLLDDLEDHLGRAERTSVMAWVDRHAPDIVVFDPVRIGSRDVDPFFNINTQDDLAAAAAILAADPSAAAPLSGRGR